A region of the Silene latifolia isolate original U9 population chromosome 9, ASM4854445v1, whole genome shotgun sequence genome:
CTCGTGATGGTTCTAAGGGCATTAATCCTTTTTATAAGTCAAGCGCTAGATCGTTCAATAAGGAAGCCAAAAAGGAAGAACACAAAGACAAAGGGAAAGGAGTTGCTACTGATTTCAAAGATATGCGTGATAGGAGATGCTTTAAGTGCCAAGGTTATGGACACATCGCTAACGAATGTCCCCAAAAGAGAGCGCTTACTCTTCAAGAGTTGGGTGAGATTACTCCATGTTTCGTGGTGACAAATGAGAAGGAGGTCAATTCTATCCAGAATGAtggagaagaagaagatgatgaggttcACACTCATATTGTCGAACCATCATATGACACTGATAAGGAGATGTTCGTGGTGAGAAACTTGCATATTCAATCCACACCTATTGAAATGGAGCAACGTGAGCATATTTTCCATGCTCGTTGTAAGGTGCATGGTGCATGGTAAGAATTGCAATTTGATTATTGATAGTGGGTCTTGCACAAATACGGTTGCTCTTTTGAATTGGTGGATTCCTTTAAGCTTGAGACTCGTAATCACCATAAACCATATATGCTGCATTGGTTGAATGAAAAAAAGTGGGGTTAAAGTCAAGAAACAagctttactttcatttgttaTGGGTCCCTATGAAGATGAAGTATGGTGTGACGTGTTACCCATGAGTGCGTGTCATATTCTATTGGGTCGACCATGGCAGTTTGATAGAAAAGTTGTTCATCAAGGAAAGGATAACATTTACATTGTTAGCAAGGGTAAAAGCAGATTTCACTTGAAACCCTTGTCACCTAGCAAAGTAAAAAAGAAAAGTGAGAATTTGTTTATGAGTTCTACTGAATTTGTTGAAGCATTAGAACAAGGAGAACAAGCTTATGCTCTTATGGTTCGAGTTGTGGAAGAAGGAATTGAAGTTCATGATGAGACTGTCCGAACgttgttgaatgagtttggtGATGTGTTCCCGGAAGAGTTGCAACTTGGATTACCTCCTAAGCGTGGCATAGAGCACCAAATTGATCTTATTCCAGGAGCTACACTTCCAAACAAACTAGCATATCGATGCAATCCAGAAGAGGCTAAAGAGTTGCAAAgacaagtgcaagagttgattgaTCGAGGCTATGTGCAAGAGAGTCTTAGTCCTTGTCCTGTACCTGCTCTTTTGGTACCCAAGAAGTATGGGACATGGCTTATGTGTATTGATAGCCGAGCGGTGAACAATATTACAATCAAGTATCGCTTTCCTATGCCAAGGCTAGATGATATGCCTGATGAGTTGAATGGAGCTCGTGTGTTCTCGAAAATTGATCTTCGAAGTGAataacacccccatttaatcaggagcctttagctaggcctccTAAGTAAATGAGAGCGCTACCATATCGGGAAATcgaggcagtgaataacaaagtaggACAAACCAAAGTACGTTAGATAAAATTtggcgattacatgtttattacaaattaacgagactaaaactcaatataaaattaattacaactcgcagcggaattaaataaagtgattaataaaCTCTATGATCTAGACTTATAGGTAGACTAGtcgagtcctcacgcatccccataagctcccaagtcagctaatcttaagtACCTGACAAGTCTGCTCCCCAGTTCCGATTCATCacaagtgttcacgaatacactgtcaaccacgaggttgagtaggataaacaCGCAGTATTAAACATACAAATTTAAGGGATGCAATCATGTGGAATAAGTACCACCACCAAATCTCAATCATATCCACACAGTCGTCCCAGTCCCTGACCGAGGTTCCACCACACCGTCCTGCCGCTAACTCCTGGCTCGGGGATAAACACAATTGTCGTCCCaatccgagactgaggatatctcataactcattgtcgtcccagtccgagaccgAGGATACTCAATAAAATAATATGATACGAATATTCCCATccaataataaacaatcaaacaataaTTCAACAATAATAATTCCACATACATTAATCCATCCAATTCCACATAAtaaacgagttgagtagttatcctacctttaGCAAATTCATTTACTAGTTAATCATAGTTATTTTACTTTAATTAACCTACTCTATCACTTAATCAATGGATTTATTTTGTTAAAGCAACTGATTCATGGTCCATAGAATAAGACAAAGTTAATGGCTagtacaattaattaattaaccaatACCCACTTTAATCACAACCTCTCGTCCTTACATCTTCACTCCGCATACGAGCAACTACCCACGCATACACCTTCAACTACACAAGCACTCTCCTTACACCACGGTTTAGACACCTCCCCACACTGCGCTACCGTCACAGCATAACAACCGCCCAACCACTAGCCACGACCTACATGTACACCATCGAACAACCTTGACACCACAACGAAACCCAAAACATGTCCCAAAATAGGGCATGATATATACTGCCATATGCGACACCATACGACCCTGAGACTGACCTTTAAACAACTCAATTCGATTACCCATGTACTCTCCTCAACAATACTAGGACATGGTCCAAAGCTCGGAACTTGACCTGACTCATCTAACACGCACAACCTCAACGAAGTTTTACCGTCACGATGGCAAAACAGAGCACACAATCTGCTCCGGCCAACCTTATTTCCCGACCCTCGACGCAGCCCAGACCAACCATCGATTTCACGCTTCCCTTACTTGTTTTGATGACCAACGTCATAACTAGCTAATTAAATTCGAGTTAAACTGTTGAACATATGATTTCGACTCAATCACACAAATAACACACCCCTACAATCAAGCATACAATTTGCACATAATATTTACTTTTCTGTATTTAGCCATATACTTTGTATTAGTCAATTGTATTTATTTGTTACCTTCATTAGCTCCACAATTAGTGGGATTCCATTAGATGTTCACACTGTAATTACTAGTATAAATAGCTTGTACATTTCTCTTATTAATCATCAATATATATAATCTCTTTATTTACATGGTATCAATTCGTATATCGATCCAAACCCTCATCTTCCTTCTTGTACTCGGTACTTTCACCATATCCATGGCCAACCAATCAAACGCCCTCTTTCCTAATGTCGATGAACCCAACAAACCCTTTCTCTCCATTGCCTTTCCCAATTTCACTCGCCTAACTAAGAACAATTATCGTTCATGGCGTTTCCAAATCATCCGGTTCCTTCAAGTCCTTGGGCTCTTCGCCTTCCTTGAGGGATCtatgccaccaccaccacaaaccatCACACCCGAAGCTACCACCATGAAACCCAACCCAGAACCCATCCCCAATCCCGCCTACAACACATGGTTCCGACACCCTTCACGATGACATCGCCCCCATAATTCTCAATGCAAATACATCTCGAGAAGCATGGACCCTTCTTGAAACCACATATGCAAATCCGTCCCGGGGTCACATTCTTCAATTGAAGGATCGTTTCCACAATATTACCCATGGAGACAAGTTTGTTTCCGATTACCTTCTATCTATCAAATCTTGCATACGCCCACCTAGCCCAATTCGGAAAAACTGTTGATTTCGAAGACCTCACTCACCAAATCTTAAATGGCCTAGACCAAACCCTTTACAAATCTGTCATTGACTCCGTTCGAGCCCGTGATACACCAATCACATTTGAAGCCCTACACGAGAAGTTCATACAACATGAACTCCTCGTCAAAAACAAAACACCTGCCACACCCTTCACCCCCCCACGCTTACGCCGCCACCACACATCCCTACTTTCAACTACCTCGCCATCACCAATCTCAATATCAAACTTGTGCCCCATCTAACCAACAACACCAGCCTCCTCTCCGCCCAAAACCAAACTCTAACCAAAGTCAACAAACTATTTATTGGCCGTTGTCAGTTTTGTCGAAACAAGGGGCACGTAATAATTGATTGGCCTGACTTCCGACGTGCTTATCCAATGGTCATCTTCCCTCCGCCACCAAACAAATAACCTTGTCCTCATGCTCACACGGCTACTGTACCATCACCCTCCTCCTCTTCCTTTCTAATCGACAGTGGTGCCTCTCACCATGTCGTCAATGACCTCAACAACCTTTCGCTCCACGCACCGTTTGATGGAGCCGATGACCTTATTATAGGAGACGGTTCCTCTCTTACCATTACTCGCTATGGTTCTTTCTCTTATAATACTCTTTTATTAAAAAATGTTTTAGTCGTTCCTACCATTTCCCGTAAATTACTTTCCGTCTCTCAATTTTGCAAAGATAATAATGCAATTGCCTTATTCTCACCCGATTCTTTTTGTTTTAAGGCACTAGCGACGGGAACCATCCTCCTCCAGGGCCGATTTCATAATGGCACCTATGAATGGTGATGCGTATAGAGGGGGGGtaaaaattttaataaaactGACGGGAATCACGAATAAAATTAGATTAAAATAATCcagaaataaaatataataactaataaattaCGGGTTGACAAGATGAAGCAAGCACGCAAAACGAGGATAGACGGAGCAGCATCACACGATTGGGACGTGTCAAGGGCAGCCGTGATCCTCGGTCTAAATTCGAGGCTTCGATTTATTATTTGTCAAACTTTGTAATTTACGTTGTCAATTATTTTCTCCATAAAATTTAATTAAGTGAATGTGGTAGAATCTAGGCTAGGCTATTtaatgcttgcttggaggccaaggcttttgtcctatataaaggacctagcctcctcatttgtaatcatcaaagaattaagaaaaacctttagagagagaaacttgtgtttcaatctttttcaaagagTCGATGCTTTCGAGTCTTGTCAtaaactaaggacgtgctccaCAGTTTAAattgaattacttgacgcgttttcgagtaattccccattgttatcgctataggtctagtgatagcaaatatcACATTGGTTCGATTTCCCCACaagaaatcgaagcaaatatcctttcattcttgcacaacataaacacaaaaacaaaacaaaaagacttccgcttcgcccaAAACGCCTCAAGTGACACGATcaggtcgggttgcacctagtgcattcggatctccCGCTTCACTTGAATTCACAATTAAATCTTCCGCTCCGTATACGCTCCAAATGGCAACCACCACCTCAACACCAAGCCTATGCCGCCACCTCCACTGCCCGGCACCATTGACTTGGGCACCCATCAAACGCCACGCTCAAGTTTTTAAATTCCAGTTTTAATTTCCGCATTTCTGAATTCACTCATTGTACGGCATGCCTAATGAATAAAAGTCACAAATTACCTTTTTCCGTCTCAACAATTCAATCTCACGCCCCTCTCGATGTCGTGTTTTCTGATGTATGGACGGCACCCCTTTTATCTCATGACAATTTTAAATATTACATAATCTTTGTTGATCACTTTAGACACTATTTTTGGATCTATCCGATTAAAAATAAATCTGATACTCAAAAAACCTTCCATCGTTTTAAAGCCATTGTTGAAAAAATTTCAATAAACCCATTCGCCAATTCTATTCGGACAATGGCGGGGAATATAAGAAATTAACTCTCGACCATCTCAATGAGGGAATTACCCATCTAACCTCACACACCCGAGCATAATGGGTTTGCGGAGAGTCGTCACAGACACATTGTGATGCGGGTGGCGAGACGGTTAATAAATGACTACGCATCATAAAATTCAAGACAAGTTTTTGAATAATTGAGTAgcttatttttcttatttataGTTAATAAAGGCTTAAGGAGATTTGAAAACATGAACGGTTCTAGTTCGATTGGTGCGAGTTGATACGGATATCGACACATTGGGCGAGGTAGTACTCGAATCAGGAGGTCATATGGGCAGCAAGACTGGGTCGAACCCAAGCCCATCAATTTTAGCACATCAATCGTGGATTGGCACGAACAAGGGACAAGAAGTATGCATGATCTCGACTCAAGAATATGAGACCCGCGTGGGAATGCACTAAGAACCGTATGATCCAAGGAGTGCCGTCCAAGGAAGAGGATGCACCTAGATTTTCTCTTCTAGTTTTCATCACCTAGTTTTCTACAAAGTCTAGCATTATTTTCTACAAAATCAAGGACTTTGAATAAGCACCTAGGAAATGCTTTTTAGCATTTAATGCTGCCTTGGAGCACAAGTACATCCTAGGCTATATAAGGGGCAAAATCCTCATATGTAATGATCAAATTTTCAGAAATATAAACCCAAGTGTAGAGATTGTCTCTCAAACTTTGAACGCTTGCGAGTGTTcttgtcttccttgcgaggtCGGTGCCTTATTTCATCCTTGTTTCTTTGTGTGTTCTTGGTTGAAATATCCTTTGTTTCCGTCCTTGTTCCTATGTGGTCTTGGTTGGAGATTCCAGCTTTAGTTGAGTTATCTTGCTAGGTTTCTTAGCTAATCCATATCCATTTTACTTAAACATTTTCCGCTGCAAACTAAActccaaaaacacaaaaatatcgcTCAAAACACTTCCCAAATCAGGCCCCTTTTGTGTCTAAAATTCGCACCAAATTGGTACCcggttttacatcaaattggtatcaaagcttcggctcttgattttccaTAAGCAAGACGATCCATTCCTAGTGTTGGAAAAAAAAACTTACTGTTCACGCCTCTTGTTCACCcgtgaggaaaaaaaaaagatgtctcATGATGGTTCATATCAAGAACCATGGAAGGAACGTATGGATGACTTAACAAAACGAATGGCACAAATGAATTACAAGATTGATCAGATTTGCAATCATACTCTTAGAAAGAAGGGGAGGAGGCACGTTGAAAGTTGATTCGATGAGAGCCATCATTCCATTCCTGAACCAAGGAGGAATAATGATGATGAtcgtggattaaaacttgataacCCGGAGTTTGAAGGGGAACTTGATGCTGAAAAATTCCTAGATTGAGTAAGACAAGCAGAGAGAGTCTTTGAATATAAAGGCTATGTTGAACACAAGAAATTCAAGGTTGCTACCTTGAAAATGACCAAGTATGCATCCTTGTGGTATGAGAACCTTAAGAAGCAAAGAAGGCGTGAAATAAAGAGTAAGATTGAGACTTGGAATAAATTGAAGAAGcacttgcaaaaacgcttcatgCCAAGAGACTATGAACAAGAGCAGTACTTGAAGCTTACATCTCTTTCTCAAGGTAATTTAAGTGTGACGGATTACATTAAGGAGTTTGAAAGACTAATTATGGTGTGTGATCTTGAGGAACGGGAGGAGATGCAAATTGCTCAATTAATTAAGGGTTTGAGTCCTTCATTGGCCCAACGAGTTGAAGTACAGATTTTCCTTGATTTTAATGATGTGTGTAAGCTTGCTCTTAAGTTTGAAAAGCAGGACAAAGGAAGGAAACCCCTGGTTGCTCATGATGGTTCTAAGGGCA
Encoded here:
- the LOC141602164 gene encoding uncharacterized protein LOC141602164; its protein translation is MTKYASLWYENLKKQRRREIKSKIETWNKLKKHLQKRFMPRDYEQEQYLKLTSLSQGNLSVTDYIKEFERLIMVCDLEEREEMQIAQLIKGLSPSLAQRVEVQIFLDFNDVCKLALKFEKQDKGRKPLVARDGSKGINPFYKSSARSFNKEAKKEEHKDKGKGVATDFKDMRDRRCFKCQGYGHIANECPQKRALTLQELGEITPCFVVTNEKEVNSIQNDGEEEDDEVHTHIVEPSYDTDKEMFVVRNLHIQSTPIEMEQREHIFHARCKVHGACGVKVKKQALLSFVMGPYEDEVWCDVLPMSACHILLGRPWQFDRKVVHQGKDNIYIVSKGKSRFHLKPLSPSKVKKKSENLFMSSTEFVEALEQGEQAYALMVRVVEEGIEVHDETVRTLLNEFGDVFPEELQLGLPPKRGIEHQIDLIPGATLPNKLAYRCNPEEAKELQRQVQELIDRGYVQESLSPCPVPALLVPKKYGTWLMCIDSRAVNNITIKYRFPMPRLDDMPDELNGARVFSKIDLRSE